One genomic window of Diospyros lotus cultivar Yz01 chromosome 8, ASM1463336v1, whole genome shotgun sequence includes the following:
- the LOC127807384 gene encoding uncharacterized protein LOC127807384 isoform X1: MEAPPFLHHPPRYVPLSHRPPAPLPPPPPPPQSLSTDPNFYPRFLPPPPSAPLPPQSYRPLPPPPPLRPPSHQSQFTFLNHHPVEDFDFPRRHSSPPRVFNRPLFDDDRSRLRIHELDNSFPDPGPESWVGSPVVCRRFFDDQIPVSPFRLADNHRLGLEGSFRFRDGLTDAFEPNHSPEFLRSRSGSRSTDYHDDYVSSSSGPHRRSSFGDTLVDSNPNSSRDNGSNMGSYESFHGMGSDSDRFRRKKNIRWTHDLPPSRDFPDAPVETKTNEFGEGDGEPRLGFSRRAPQSYGTGRFVSRGSREGKQDFRQSPRKKIQKKSALLRIQYGKSHNRNRNDEYNFPSARTDNSDPSRFRSRGSFIYSNNRMEEDREGSPVELDVSFKSNALVAKAVVTSTSNGTESDRNLQPGNKKFADLLNLPPTKLSHNPVKSNSPTNALDCPSISCKNPKQSRENVMDFSGEAVRGFGSQSCSSGTISSHGYNTPKELVSHKHGTVDLDGISSLRSRKKNKVVSTLSRGSRSRTIKKNAELVKEDRSTTSLPAASQAGEDDMQFKEKKASSSMVLVDNIEVQPYSNGLTEHNKVDEFLGVIVSAKAGADIDSGGSHIWNMRGEGNISSPLLGSSSPLKTKVDVGTVTEDTKVELNAVSSSDRVPVELYISSPSEFFHMDHISQRSQNEPPVILQNDLFKESLESKLPIGDDVNHLLRPQEIKVQKGPLNLHSNFHEGDNASNSENGLTGEKLNDTVANVYDVNAGAIFKETALLVESAALEGLPRSIPSIESNGTFGLSSAKETIKRGFDASVCIHNESTALASNSVVTNSEWKRPVCKIGFVDNNSHESCPAGLIKTIPVDGLSEPTMSCGGNLHVNVNGCSPNKRKDREIPLELLSPSKISLLVNEVSTLHPVATTLSCPVEDFSSAEHEVMILGAGNNDTVIACTDKDNIVHWDSSTKGYLENDLSVKRCFEVSQNATSPNHMKKRKVSESVSPSPLPSETQEEPVSAGFFMHSVEVPSSTDGNLIQSEDGVMVSNMDTVFSSGFPLCSESTTLLLGNTEVGASRNGLVGEGCNIVVSKLEQRYPYPLGVVGEQKEKDSVAIMTRTNNQFDTLDTEKARGENIDASKTDKEPGILCSGTVQQRIPLGTLSPAIDQTKPVTDVEYDSCLLVKDGLPSLLNTLSTHVDGNDISDINLPDEMEPEPMKLSNQDPTEKLSTISASRFKENASDGQVPSEKGCEDVTKTDKLVFEGHSPYSLNTSLQDVALDKKSGHTVGLVHSIISKVGIRPQDGRKTSGWNSMGGEINIRKNQLASAVPRGFPSHLSLKKTETSSCLSKPRTWHRVSNPAASSFPGKKSYTRTAAPHWQSPSGIGKNQNASYIRKGNSLVRKPSPAAAPLNFSHASGSSVYRLNSMGIDGLSKGTVVESKVNGSDPLICSSTGQNSALERPQTPPLPNLSNSITLSSGNGAPLPLADSLVNGCSITESDPSKHKENPDLPKPFEDAPNSFGTHDYQNGQTNNSGSQNLLEDGNSVSLETKKIVYLKRKSNQLVAASSSSDTSIQNVDKAEAPSSDGYYKRKRNQLIRKSLEVTVKVNMSDDTSKLEGKSNLQVSTSSSSRQRPGKGLAKAYKPSKYSLVWTLRDAYSLKKDNPLLHQVWPHLFPWKRATYLRSVMHNSASVSNYNSLSAISRKLLLSRKRETIYTRSARGLSLRKSKVLSVGRSSLKWSKSIEKNSRKANEEATLAVAAVQKKKREKSGVNAVSAGTKTPTTKNRNHSFRKSVHSIELRPGERVFRVGSVRYKMDPTRRTLQRIADEESPCSVTAQSEKEEKKSPVPKRLLIGNHEYVRIGNGNQLIRDPKKRTRILASEKVRWSLHTARLRLARKRKYCQFFTRFGKCNKDDGKCPYIHDPSKIAVCTKFLKGSCTDPNCKLTHQVYQLSNRQISVWLSGLYLLFIILPLLIFFPMQVIPDRMQDCSYFLQGLCTNESCPYRHVNVNPNASICEGFLKGYCADGNECRKKHSYVCPVFEAGGVCPLGSKCKLHHPKKRNKGKKKNPCGEQKNARGRYFGSMQIDTSECQTAVAGKQTGKDGENIFFEEGRFADYIHLDGSDEEEAGDMDSKASEETTTWNGGATDLQLDDDNLIRPVYILSKHLMTELCPAVCSPSEKTGGDVSEESSCK; this comes from the exons ATGGAGGCACCACCGTTCCTCCACCACCCTCCCAGGTATGTCCCGCTGTCCCACCGTCCCCCCGCTCCCCTGCCTCCGCCTCCTCCTCCGCCCCAAAGCTTATCCACGGACCCTAATTTCTACCCGCGCTTCCTTCCTCCGCCGCCTTCTGCTCCTCTGCCACCCCAATCCTACCGCCCCcttcctccgccgccgccgctgcgGCCCCCGTCTCACCAATCGCAATTCACTTTCCTCAATCATCACCCCGTTGAAGACTTCGATTTCCCTCGCCGTCATTCTTCTCCGCCTAGGGTTTTCAATAGGCCCCTGTTCGATGACGATCGATCCCGTCTTCGTATCCACGAATTGGATAATTCTTTTCCCGATCCCGGTCCTGAGTCATGGGTGGGTTCACCTGTTGTTTGCCGTCGTTTTTTCGACGATCAAATCCCTGTGTCTCCCTTTCGGCTAGCTGATAATCATAGGCTTGGTCTAGAAGGTAGTTTTAGGTTTAGAGACGGATTGACTGATGCGTTCGAACCTAATCATAGTCCAGAATTTTTACGAAGTCGATCTGGTAGTCGCAGCACTGATTACCACGATGATTATGTATCAAGTTCCAGCggtcctcataggagatcttctTTTGGTGATACACTTGTTGATTCTAACCCTAATTCCTCGAGAGATAATGGGTCAAACATGGGGAGTTATGAATCTTTTCATGGTATGGGTTCAGATAGTGATAGGTTTCGAcgtaagaaaaatataagatggaCTCATGATCTGCCGCCCTCCAGAGATTTTCCTGATGCACCAGTGGAGACAAAAACGAATGAGTTCGGTGAAGGTGATGGAGAACCCCGACTTGGTTTCTCCAGGCGGGCACCTCAAAGTTATGGTACGGGTAGATTTGTTTCTAGAGGTAGTAGAGAAGGTAAACAAGATTTCCGGCAGAGTCCCAGAAAGAAAATACAGAAGAAGAGTGCATTACTTAGGATTCAATATGGGAAGTCTCATAATAGGAATAGAAACGATGAATACAATTTTCCTTCAGCTCGAACTGATAACTCAGACCCCAGTAGGTTTAGAAGTAGAGGCTCCTTCATTTATTCTAATAACAGAATGGAAGAAGATAGAGAGGGAAGCCCAGTGGAGCTTGATGTTTCGTTTAAATCTAATGCACTGGTAGCCAAGGCTGTTGTGACCTCTACAAGTAATGGAACTGAATCTGATAGGAATTTGCAGCCAGGAAATAAAAAGTTTGCAGATCTTTTAAACTTGCCACCTACCAAACTAAGCCATAATCCTGTGAAATCAAACAGCCCCACGAATGCTTTGGATTGCCCATCTATTTCTTGCAAGAACCCAAAGCAGTCGAGGGAGAATGTCATGGATTTTAGTGGTGAAGCTGTACGTGGTTTTGGTTCACAATCTTGTTCCAGCGGCACCATCAGTTCTCATGGATATAATACACCAAAAGAACTGGTTTCACATAAGCATGGTACTGTTGACTTGGATGGAATATCTTCGCTGAGGtcaaggaagaaaaataaagttgTAAGCACTCTTTCTCGTGGGTCAAGATCACGGACAATCAAGAAAAATGCTGAGCTTGTCAAAGAAGACAGATCCACAACTAGTCTACCTGCAGCCTCACAGGCTGGTGAGGATGATATgcaatttaaagagaaaaaagcTTCTTCTTCTATGGTTCTGGTAGATAATATTGAGGTCCAGCCTTATTCAAATGGATTGACTGAACATAATAAAGTGGATGAATTTCTAGGGGTTATAGTTTCGGCTAAAGCTGGTGCTGACATTGATTCTGGTGGATCACATATATGGAACATGAGGGGTGAGGGAAATATCTCTTCCCCACTTTTGGGTTCATCGAGTCCTCTGAAAACCAAAGTTGATGTGGGTACAGTAACTGAAGATACAAAGGTTGAGTTGAATGCTGTGTCAAGTTCTGACAGGGTTCCAGTTGAATTGTATATAAGTTCTCCATCTGAATTTTTTCACATGGATCATATTAGCCAGAGATCTCAGAATGAACCCCCTGTAATTCTTCAAAATGATCTTTTTAAAGAATCTTTAGAGTCTAAGTTGCCAATAGGAGATGATGTTAATCATTTACTCCGTCCCCAGGAAATCAAGGTTCAGAAGGGTCCCTTGAATTTACACAGCAATTTTCATGAAGGGGATAATGCTTCAAATTCTGAGAATGGCCTTACTGGAGAGAAACTGAATGATACTGTTGCTAATGTTTATGATGTAAATGCTGGTGCTATTTTTAAAGAAACTGCCTTATTGGTGGAAAGTGCTGCTTTGGAAGGATTGCCAAGGTCCATTCCTTCAATTGAAAGCAATGGTACATTTGGTTTGTCAAGTGCAAAGGAAACCATCAAGAGGGGCTTTGATGCAAGTGTCTGCATTCACAACGAAAGTACTGCCTTAGCTTCTAACAGTGTTGTTACTAATTCTGAATGGAAAAGACCTGTTTGTAAGATTGGTTTTGTCGACAACAATAGCCATGAGTCATGTCCAGCTGGTTTGATAAAGACTATTCCTGTAGATGGACTTTCAGAGCCCACAATGTCATGTGGAGGAAACCTACATGTTAATGTTAATGGGTGTTCACCTAATAAGAGAAAAGACAGGGAGATTCCTTTGGAATTGTTAAGTCCAAGCAAAATCAGTTTGCTTGTTAATGAAGTTAGCACTTTACATCCAGTAGCTACAACCTTAAGCTGTCCCGTTGAGGATTTTAGTTCTGCTGAACATGAAGTTATGATTTTGGGTGCAGGGAACAATGATACTGTCATAGCATGTACCGACAAGGACAACATTGTGCATTGGGACAGTTCAACAAAAGGTTATCTGGAAAATGACCTTTCAGTTAAACGGTGTTTTGAGGTGAGTCAAAATGCAACTTCTCCCAATCatatgaagaagagaaaagtcTCTGAATCAGTTTCACCTTCTCCATTGCCCTCTGAGACACAGGAGGAGCCTGTAAGTGCTGGTTTCTTCATGCACAGTGTGGAAGTTCCTTCAAGTACTGATGGGAATTTGATACAATCAGAAGATGGAGTTATGGTGTCTAACATGGATACTGTGTTTTCTTCTGGCTTTCCTCTTTGTTCAGAGAGTACGACTTTGTTGTTAGGAAATACGGAGGTGGGAGCCTCACGGAATGGCTTGGTGGGTGAGGGCTGTAATATTGTTGTTTCAAAACTTGAGCAACGATATCCTTATCCATTAGGAGTGGTAGGTGagcagaaagaaaaagattctGTGGCTATTATGACCAGAACAAATAATCAATTTGATACTCTTGATACGGAAAAAGCTAGAGGGGAAAATATAGATGCTTCCAAGACTGACAAGGAGCCAGGAATACTTTGCTCAGGAACCGTTCAGCAGAGAATTCCCTTAGGAACTTTGTCTCCAGCCATTGATCAAACAAAACCTGTTACTGATGTGGAGTATGACAGTTGCCTTCTTGTGAAGGATGGTTTGCCGTCTTTATTAAACACTTTGTCCACTCATGTAGATGGTAATGATATCTCTGATATTAATTTGCCTGATGAAATGGAGCCTGAGCCTATGAAATTATCTAATCAGGACCCTACAGAGAAATTATCAACTATCTCAGCCTCACGCTTCAAGGAAAATGCATCAGATGGCCAAGTACCAAGTGAAAAGGGATGCGAGGATGTAACAAAAACTGATAAGCTTGTGTTTGAAGGTCATTCACCATATTCTTTGAATACGTCTTTGCAAGATGTGGCTCTTGACAAGAAATCAGGCCATACAGTGGGACTTGTTCACTCCATAATTTCCAAGGTTGGAATCAGGCCTCAGGATGGAAGAAAAACTTCTGGTTGGAATTCTATGGGTGGGGAAATTAACATTAGAAAAAACCAGCTGGCTTCGGCAGTCCCTAGAGGATTTCCTAGCCATTTATCTTTAAAGAAAACAGAAACATCAAGCTGCCTCTCAAAACCCAGAACCTGGCATCGAGTTAGCAATCCTGCTGCTTCATCTTTTCCAGGAAAGAAATCCTACACGAGGACTGCTGCTCCACATTGGCAGTCACCTAGTGGTATTGGAAAGAATCAGAATGCTTCTTACATTCGTAAAGGTAACAGTCTCGTAAGAAAACCTTCTCCAGCAGCTGCTCCACTTAATTTCTCTCATGCATCAGGTTCATCTGTCTACCGGTTGAATTCTATGGGAATAGATGGATTGAGTAAAGGGACAGTAGTTGAGAGCAAGGTCAACGGCAGTGACCCACTGATTTGCTCGAGTACTGGGCAGAATTCTGCTCTTGAAAGGCCTCAAACACCTCCATTACCCAACTTATCCAACTCCATAACCTTATCTTCAGGAAATGGAGCACCTTTACCATTGGCAGATTCCCTGGTAAATGGTTGCTCTATAACTGAGTCAGATCCTTCAAAACATAAAGAGAATCCAGATTTACCAAAGCCTTTTGAGGATGCTCCAAATTCTTTTGGGACTCATGACTATCAAAATGGTCAAACCAACAATTCTGGAAGCCAGAATTTACTGGAAGATGGAAATTCAGTGTCTCTAGAAACAAAGAAGATAGTATATTTGAAGAGAAAATCCAATCAGTTGGTTGCAGCttccagttctagtgacacatcTATTCAGAATGTAGATAAGGCTGAAGCCCCGTCCTCTGATGGTTActataaaaggaaaagaaatcaGCTCATTAGAAAGTCGCTGGAAGTAACTGTAAAGGTTAACATGTCTGATGACACTTCAAAATTAGAGGGGAAAAGCAATCTTCAGGTTTCTACAAGCAGTTCTAGTAGGCAGCGCCCTGGTAAAG GTTTAGCAAAGGCATATAAACCTTCAAAATACTCTTTGGTTTGGACACTTCGGGATGCATATTCATTGAAGAAAGATAATCCATTGCTACATCAAGTGTGGCCACATCTATTTCCGTGGAAAAGAGCTACATACTTGAGAAGTGTCATGCATAATTCTGCCTCCGTTTCCAATTATAATTCCTTGTCCGCAATCAG TCGGAAATTGCTGCTCTCAAGAAAAAGGGAAACTATCTACACAAGGTCTGCTCGGGGATTGTCTCTTCGGAAATCTAAGGTTTTGAGTGTTGGTCGGTCTAGTTTGAAGTGGTCAAAATCCATTGAAAAGAACTCGAGAAAGGCAAATGAG GAAGCTACACTGGCTGTTGCTGCAGtacagaagaaaaaaagagagaagagtgGTGTTAATGCTGTTTCTGCTGGGACAAAGACACCAACAACAAAGAATAGAAATCATTCTTTCCGTAAGTCAGTTCATAGTATAGAGCTGCGCCCAG GAGAGCGTGTGTTCCGTGTTGGTTCTGTTCGATACAAAATGGATCCAACGAGACGGACACTTCAGAGGATTGCAG ACGAGGAATCGCCATGTTCGGTTACTGCTCAGtctgagaaggaagaaaagaaatcgCCTGTTCCAAAGAGATTACTGATTGGCAATCATGA GTATGTTCGAATAGGCAATGGTAACCAGTTGATTCGGGATCCCAAAAAACGAACAAGAATTTTGGCAAGTGAGAAAGTTCGATGGAGCTTACACACTGCTAGACTGCGGTTGGCTAGAAAGAGGAAGTACTGTCAGTTCTTCACGAGGTTTGGGAAATGTAATAAGGATGATGGGAAATGTCCTTATATTCATGATCCATCGAAAATTGCTGTCTGCACAAAATTTTTGAAGGGTTCATGCACTGATCCAAACTGCAAATTGACCCATCAGGTGTATCAATTGTCTAATAGACAGATTTCAGTATGGTTGAGTggcttatatttattgtttatcatTTTACCtctacttattttctttcccatGCAGGTAATTCCTGACAGAATGCAGGACTGTTCATATTTTCTGCAAG GATTGTGTACCAATGAGAGTTGTCCTTATAGACATGTAAATGTGAACCCCAATGCCTCGATTTGTGAAGGTTTTCTCAAGGGCTATTGTGCTGATGGAAATGAG TGTCGAAAGAAGCACAGCTATGTCTGCCCTGTTTTTGAAGCAGGAGGAGTATGCCCTCTAGGTTCCAAATGCAAGCTTCACCACCCAAAAAAACGAAacaagggaaagaagaagaacccTTGTGGAGAACAGAAGAATGCTCGTGGACGTTACTTTGGCTCCATGCAAATCGATACTTCTGAATGCCAAACAGCTGTGGCTGGAAAGCAAACCGGGAAGGACGGCGAGAATATATTCTTTGAAGAGGGAAGATTTGCTGATTATATCCATCTAGATGGTAgtgatgaagaagaagctggAGATATGGACAGTAAAGCAAGTGAGGAAACAACCACATGGAATGGTGGCGCTACAGATCTCCAATTAGATGATGATAATCTAATCAGGCCCGTTTACATATTGAGCAAACATCTGATGACAGAATTGTGTCCAGCTGTTTGCAGTCCCAGTGAGAAGACCGGAGGCGATGTTTCAGAGGAATCAAGTTGTAAATAA